A single region of the Maylandia zebra isolate NMK-2024a linkage group LG17, Mzebra_GT3a, whole genome shotgun sequence genome encodes:
- the lepb gene encoding leptin b isoform X1, whose product MFLLCLCLYGFFLFVYLMNSFFLFRMRNILALLCVFLMAAHQSTSLLTKGESIRNTIHNIVNIAQITLVHIKKLKLLASPIGVPPPSIVGLSNISHELGVLDIELQQHPFLIQIQADVSSLEGRVRSLAFSMECPLKPKPAVQMNESVFPESHLYMTVTKVQHYLEELLLNKGKLKLC is encoded by the exons atgtttttattatgtctttgtttatatggcttttttctttttgtctattTAATGAATTCGTTTTTCCTTTTTAGGATGCGTAACATTCTGGCCCTTCTCTGCGTCTTTCTTATGGCAGCTCATCAGAGCACTAGTCTTCTCACAAAGGGAGAATCCATCAGAAACACCATACACAACATTGTAAACATTGCTCAGATAACCCTTGTCCACATTAAGAAACTAAAG ttGCTGGCTTCACCGATAGGTGTTCCCCCTCCTTCCATTGTAGGACTAAGTAATATAAGCCATGAGCTTGGAGTTTTGGATATTGAACTGCAGCAGCACCCTTTCCTCATCCAGATTCAGGCTGATGTCTCCAGCTTGGAAGGAAGGGTGCGCTCCCTCGCCTTCTCAATGGAGTGTCCCCTTAAGCCCAAACCAGCAGTACAGATGAATGAGAGTGTGTTCCCAGAAAGCCACCTTTACATGACAGTGACAAAGGTGCAGCACTACCTAGAGGAACTTCTTCTCAACAAGGGCAAACTCAAGCTCTGCTAA
- the lepb gene encoding leptin b isoform X2 encodes MRNILALLCVFLMAAHQSTSLLTKGESIRNTIHNIVNIAQITLVHIKKLKLLASPIGVPPPSIVGLSNISHELGVLDIELQQHPFLIQIQADVSSLEGRVRSLAFSMECPLKPKPAVQMNESVFPESHLYMTVTKVQHYLEELLLNKGKLKLC; translated from the exons ATGCGTAACATTCTGGCCCTTCTCTGCGTCTTTCTTATGGCAGCTCATCAGAGCACTAGTCTTCTCACAAAGGGAGAATCCATCAGAAACACCATACACAACATTGTAAACATTGCTCAGATAACCCTTGTCCACATTAAGAAACTAAAG ttGCTGGCTTCACCGATAGGTGTTCCCCCTCCTTCCATTGTAGGACTAAGTAATATAAGCCATGAGCTTGGAGTTTTGGATATTGAACTGCAGCAGCACCCTTTCCTCATCCAGATTCAGGCTGATGTCTCCAGCTTGGAAGGAAGGGTGCGCTCCCTCGCCTTCTCAATGGAGTGTCCCCTTAAGCCCAAACCAGCAGTACAGATGAATGAGAGTGTGTTCCCAGAAAGCCACCTTTACATGACAGTGACAAAGGTGCAGCACTACCTAGAGGAACTTCTTCTCAACAAGGGCAAACTCAAGCTCTGCTAA